The nucleotide sequence GTCTTCCTCAACACGCAACGGCCAGCCCCGTCGCTTTGCTTCGCGTATCAATTCCACCGCATATCCGTGCCAGGACACCCTCCCCGAAGGCGCAAGGTTGAAAACGCCGCGCCCTTTTTTCGCATCGTGTCCACAACAGTCCACGATACGCGCGGTGACATCGGCGATGAATTCAGCAGACGTCGGGGCGCCAACCTGATCGTCAACGATCCGGAGTTCGTCCAGCTCTGCGGCCAGTCGCAGTATCGTTTTGGCGAAGTTGTGTCCTGCCAAACCGTAAACCCATCCCACCCGGACAATGGTGTGGTTATCCGTGGCAGCGAAAATCGCCTGATCGCCTGCGAGTTTTGAGCGACCGTAAACGTTCAGGGGAGATGGCATATCATCCTCAAGATAGGCCGTCTTTTTCGCGCCATCGAACACATAGTCGGTCGAGTAATGGATCAACCGTGCGCCCAGCGCTTCAGCTACTTCAGCGATAACGCCGGGCGCAATCGCATTGGCGCTAAAACAGCCCTCGGCGTCCTCCTCGGCCTTGTCGACCGCCGTATAAGCGGCGGCGTTGATGATGATGTTCGGTTGCACGCCGCGGATTACGTCGCGCAACTGGTTGATATTCGCAAGATCGCAAGCCTCCCGATCGGGAGCCAATATTTTGCCACGATCCGCAAGACGCACCTGCAAGGCAGAACCGACCTGGCCGCTTTTACCCAGCAGAAGGATGCGGGACACCGTCATCGCGCATAACAATTAGGCAGACCAACGAAATCATCGGGGTTCACGGCGGAAGTTCGCCTGTCCATATCCATAACCAGCGCAGACTCCATTGTATCCCGAGGCCCTGATGCAATTGGGGTCAATGTACCCGGCTCTGCCGGAGAAGAGTACAGGTCGTTTGCGGAAATCCCAATCTAGAATCTGGGCTGCGCGATTTGCACCATCTCTCTTAAGCACAA is from Afipia massiliensis and encodes:
- the rfbD gene encoding dTDP-4-dehydrorhamnose reductase; translated protein: MTVSRILLLGKSGQVGSALQVRLADRGKILAPDREACDLANINQLRDVIRGVQPNIIINAAAYTAVDKAEEDAEGCFSANAIAPGVIAEVAEALGARLIHYSTDYVFDGAKKTAYLEDDMPSPLNVYGRSKLAGDQAIFAATDNHTIVRVGWVYGLAGHNFAKTILRLAAELDELRIVDDQVGAPTSAEFIADVTARIVDCCGHDAKKGRGVFNLAPSGRVSWHGYAVELIREAKRRGWPLRVEEDMIIPIASKQYRTAAARPKSSLLDTRKIRETFDLDVPAWQVHLKQFMAELGAHAG